A section of the Streptomyces sp. CG1 genome encodes:
- a CDS encoding transglycosylase family protein — MTARPRHRHTTPSRLLPSLRTALTVTSFGIVLPLLAPAVGRAATATTWDRVAACESGGNWSTNTGNGNYGGLQFTQPTWVAYGGTAYAPRADLAGRAEQINVAEAVLARQGPGAWPVCSVRAHLTRDGGQSAPARHLSAPLHIAATSHSRGGTGQRSHASYTVREGDTLSGVARQVAVHGGWQRLYEANRNVIGPDPDVIQPGQRLALPSAD, encoded by the coding sequence ATGACCGCACGACCGCGGCACCGCCACACCACGCCCTCACGGCTCCTGCCGTCGCTCCGCACCGCCCTCACCGTCACCAGCTTCGGCATCGTCCTGCCGCTCCTCGCACCGGCTGTCGGCCGAGCGGCCACCGCGACCACGTGGGACCGGGTCGCCGCCTGCGAAAGCGGCGGCAACTGGAGCACCAACACCGGCAACGGCAACTACGGAGGGCTGCAGTTCACCCAGCCCACCTGGGTGGCGTACGGCGGAACCGCGTACGCGCCGCGGGCCGATCTGGCCGGCCGTGCGGAGCAGATCAACGTGGCGGAAGCCGTGCTCGCCCGGCAGGGGCCGGGAGCATGGCCGGTCTGCTCGGTCCGGGCACACCTCACGCGAGACGGCGGGCAGAGCGCCCCGGCCCGGCATCTCAGCGCCCCCCTGCACATTGCGGCCACGTCCCACTCGCGCGGCGGCACCGGACAACGCTCCCACGCGTCCTACACCGTGCGCGAGGGCGACACCCTGTCCGGCGTCGCGCGGCAGGTCGCCGTGCACGGGGGCTGGCAGCGGCTGTACGAAGCCAACCGGAACGTCATCGGCCCGGACCCGGACGTGATCCAGCCGGGTCAGCGGCTCGCGCTGCCCTCCGCCGACTAG
- a CDS encoding histidine phosphatase family protein: MTSRVTLVSPAMSPSLRQARFYDDDSIEDLGAARARTATRSLPSSARVVASPGVRCRETAAALGLDAVPVPELAGLDVGRWRGRALQEVGAAEPEAVGHWLTDPGWAEHGGESVRDVCERIGRWLDTAQDTDGRTVAVVEPEVIRAAVVDALGLPASVFWRLDVPPLTVTELSGRAGRWNLRLGRPLGAPEEDYAPEED; the protein is encoded by the coding sequence GTGACCAGCCGCGTGACCCTCGTCTCGCCCGCCATGAGCCCGTCACTGCGACAGGCCCGCTTCTACGACGACGACTCCATCGAGGACCTCGGCGCGGCCCGTGCTCGTACGGCGACCCGGTCGCTGCCCTCGTCTGCCCGGGTGGTCGCTTCTCCCGGTGTGCGCTGCCGGGAGACGGCCGCGGCACTGGGCCTCGACGCCGTACCGGTACCGGAGTTGGCGGGTCTCGACGTGGGCCGCTGGCGGGGCCGCGCCCTGCAGGAGGTGGGAGCCGCGGAGCCGGAGGCGGTGGGCCACTGGCTCACCGATCCCGGCTGGGCGGAGCACGGCGGGGAGTCGGTGCGGGACGTGTGCGAGCGGATCGGTCGCTGGCTGGACACCGCCCAGGACACGGACGGCCGTACCGTCGCCGTGGTCGAGCCGGAGGTGATAAGGGCGGCCGTCGTCGACGCCCTGGGCCTGCCCGCCTCGGTCTTCTGGCGCCTCGATGTGCCACCGCTGACCGTGACCGAACTCAGTGGCCGGGCAGGGCGGTGGAACCTGCGACTGGGGCGCCCGCTGGGTGCGCCGGAGGAAGACTATGCGCCGGAGGAGGACTAG